The genome window ATGTTCTGTATCCGGGAGAAACCCTCGAAGATGTTGCCCGCCAGTATGGTACCACTCAGGATGAGATCATTATGCTGAATGGATTGACCAGCCCGGATGATCTGAAGCCCGGCACCAAGCTGCTGGTTCCGATTCCGGAATAAAAGTCTTCTGTTTAATCGAAAAGGGGACGTTTCTGTGACGTCCCCTTTTTACTGTTTTTTGCTATGCAGCGAACCATTACAGTGTTGATTGCCGCAGTGCTGATGCTGGCAACAGTAGGACTGGTGATGTTGTTCAGCGCCAGCATGATGCGCAGTGAAAACAGTGGGTATTTTGTGCTGCATCAGTCTGTGTGGATGACGATCGCGCTGGTCGCAGCCATTGTGTGCACCCGCCTTGATATCCAGTTTTTCCAGAAAACAGCAATTCCTTTGGCCGCAGTCTGCGTGTTGGCATTAATTTGTGTGAGGATTCCCGGAATCGGGCATGAAGTGAAGGGGAGCTGGCGCTGGATTCAGATTGGTTCGCTGACAATTCAGCCCTCTGAATTTGCCAAAATCGGCATGATTTTCTCTGCGGCCTGGTGGATTTCCCGCCGCCGGCGCTACATGCACACCTTTCGGCGCGGCATCCTGGTTCCAATGATGGGGCTGGGCCTGTTTGCCGGCCTGCTTCTGGTAGAACCGGACTTCGGCAGCACGGTTCTTACTGGGCTGGTCATTGTGACGATGCTTTATGTCGGCGGGGCCAATGTTGCGCATTTGGCCGGGTTCGGAGCTGTTGGAGCCTTGGGGTTTGCTATTCTTCTGATTCACAACCCGAACCGGATGGGCCGTATTGCTGCTTTTCTGAATCCGGAAAAACATGCACAAGGCGAGGCGTGGCAGTTGATTAATGCTTTGAACGCATTTGCTGCCGGCGGCCTGAAAGGATCAGGGTTGGGGAACAGTATCCAGAAGTACTACTATCTTCCCGAGGCTCATACCGACTTTATTTTTCCGATTCTCGGCGAAGAACTGGGGCTGATTGCCAGCCTGGCAATTCTCCTTCTTTTTCTGGTGATTTTTGTTTGCGGCCTGCTGATTGCTGCGCGCGCCAACGATGATTTCGGCCGATTTGCGGCGCTGGGCTGCACGTTGATGATCAGTCTTCAGGCGTTGATCAATTTTGCAGTGGTAACCGGATCGATGCCGACCAAGGGGCTGGCTCTTCCGTTTCTCAGTTACGGGGGATCGAGCCTGCTGGTCTGTTCATGTATGGTCGGGATTCTGGTGAATGTGGCGCATACCGCCCGCAGTCCGACAGCAAAAAAACGGACTGCTCTTTTTAAGGACAAAAAGCGCCGAGCTTAGGCTTCCAGTTCCGGTTTGCATAATTCGTAGAATTTACACATCCGGCAGGAATCGGGGTCGGCGGCCAGTTCCCACTCTTCTTTGGGGAGGGGCTCGTTTTTTTTGCGGTCGAAGTCCACCAGATATTCGCTCATTTCCGCTACGGAAGCTTCAATGCGCGCTTTCTGTTCGTCGAATTCATCCATTGTCAGCTGGAAGGGAAGTACCTGGCCTTCATTGAGGTACTCGACGTACAGAAAAATATCATCAATCGGCACATTGTATTTCACCTCGGCCCACAGGGCATAGCCTGCCAGCTGATCACGGTGGGATTCTTTGATTTTTCCCGCTTTCCAGTCGTGAATGTGCATCTGGTTTCCAATCCGGTACGCGTAGTCGGGAATAACGTACATTTTTACACCATTCCATGTGATGTTTTCCGGGTCGCCGCCCATGTCCGGCGTCTGGATCTTCATTTCCTGCTCAAACGTAATGTTTCCAAGCCTTGGAAGAACCAGTTCGATGAAATTCTGCGTACAGTTTATCACCTGCTCACGGATGGCTCCGATCGCGGCTTTTTCATCATCCATGGTTTGGTAATAGTGCCCGTGCAGGCAGCAGAACTGTTTCGGATTCTGTTTCCACGCTTTGTCGCGTGATTCCTTCCAGCAGCGGATCAAAAACGGCCGGGCGACCGTTTCGTAGGCTTCCTCTGCGGAGACCGGATGGTCCGCCTGATGCTGACGCAGCACGCGCATAATTGTATTTTCGGTGGCCACGCCCATGATGCCCCAGCGAT of Tichowtungia aerotolerans contains these proteins:
- a CDS encoding CRISPR-associated protein Cas4, with the protein product MAMLKNTFSWSFSAAADFEECRRRRYWSKYGMWGGWDRNADAETKTAYRLNKMTNRWGIMGVATENTIMRVLRQHQADHPVSAEEAYETVARPFLIRCWKESRDKAWKQNPKQFCCLHGHYYQTMDDEKAAIGAIREQVINCTQNFIELVLPRLGNITFEQEMKIQTPDMGGDPENITWNGVKMYVIPDYAYRIGNQMHIHDWKAGKIKESHRDQLAGYALWAEVKYNVPIDDIFLYVEYLNEGQVLPFQLTMDEFDEQKARIEASVAEMSEYLVDFDRKKNEPLPKEEWELAADPDSCRMCKFYELCKPELEA
- the ftsW gene encoding putative lipid II flippase FtsW; protein product: MQRTITVLIAAVLMLATVGLVMLFSASMMRSENSGYFVLHQSVWMTIALVAAIVCTRLDIQFFQKTAIPLAAVCVLALICVRIPGIGHEVKGSWRWIQIGSLTIQPSEFAKIGMIFSAAWWISRRRRYMHTFRRGILVPMMGLGLFAGLLLVEPDFGSTVLTGLVIVTMLYVGGANVAHLAGFGAVGALGFAILLIHNPNRMGRIAAFLNPEKHAQGEAWQLINALNAFAAGGLKGSGLGNSIQKYYYLPEAHTDFIFPILGEELGLIASLAILLLFLVIFVCGLLIAARANDDFGRFAALGCTLMISLQALINFAVVTGSMPTKGLALPFLSYGGSSLLVCSCMVGILVNVAHTARSPTAKKRTALFKDKKRRA